A stretch of DNA from Ricinus communis isolate WT05 ecotype wild-type chromosome 4, ASM1957865v1, whole genome shotgun sequence:
gtttttatattatagataGAGCACAACACTTTTAACCAGTAAAAGCATTCCGATTAAGAAAAaaacgaaaaagaaaatagtggATCAAAGTcttaaaataaacaacaaaGTGCTGGCAGTTAAGATTCATCCCTCTATAACTAATCATTCAATACCagaatatgtaaaatttaatatagcAAATCATGGTGGCCATCTTTCCAATATCTTATTTAAATAACACTTAACAAGAAAAGTTAAGACTCAAAGTACAAATTAAATGTCATAAACCCAGTTAGTTGTATATATGTAGTGGGGTTGTCAATAATAATCTAACCCAACATATAGAAAAGGTAATAATCTAGACAAAATATATACAAAGAATCCCATGTGACAGTATTGACATGTCAATTAATTGTTTGATGAGTTGATGTAATCTGCCAATGTTGCTTTGTCATATCCATGTAAGCAGAAGTGTAACCTTGCGTATTAGCAGGATTTGGTCCAGTGTTAATTGTACTTGAAGCTTTTGTTTATACAAATCTAGCCGAGTCAGACGGCTTCTTTCAATAAACATGATCGCCACTAACTAGAATAATAAAGTTGCCACGATAACAagcaataaaagaaacaactCAACTTAATGTTTAACTTGTGTGCGGCGCAATCATCTTATAGATGGAAAAACACACATTATACCCCTGCATTTTTATTATCTTCCATAATTACCGcctgtattttttatttttatacactTGGTCactgttcttttatttttgttaatattagatcCTTTTATAGTGGTAATACATCCACGCTTcattactaaaaatttaaaattttttgaattccttcattaattcttttagacATATGCCcctgttaattttttaattttttttttaaattaagttcttatatttttatttttagtgatATTGCCTCtcctaaatcttttattaatatatatgtaatttatttttaatggattgctaataattaaatgtaataTTTAATACAGAAAACTTTTAGAttcatttacaattttattcaCGATACACACGCAAACTTACTGTTAAAAGAgaactaatattaataaaaataaaaatacaaagatTAATGTGGATAAAAAAATGTAAGgggaaattattaaaattaataaaaataaaggggCGAAAAAGTATGCCTTTTCCCCAATAAATTTACCTAATAGTGCAtgttcctttctttctttctttcatgttAACTCTTTCATCGCCCAGTCTATGAAGACACATGCTCACGGAACAAGTTGGAAGTCACTAACTGCCATGGATGAAGACATAAGGTCATGGAACATGTTGTGTGACCAGAAGAAAAAAGGGCTCTTAATAGCCTATTAGTCAAAATAATATTCCTagtggaaaataaaaatcatttcGAGTCATAGcagaaagaaatataaagcaACTTGGAATATTTTGCATAATAAATTTCTGCACAACTAGCTCTACATGAGGTGCGAATTTGACCGTCTTTTTTATTTGCACCAAAGGCCAGTAGTGTCTTGCCTCAATTAACCACTAACTTCAACTATCCGGAAGCCATGACCTGCAGCACATCGGAGCATAAATTCAGCAATAATCGACCAGGTACAATTGCCACTAGTGTGCAGAGAGAAGACACAAAATCATGGACTCATTTGAGAGTACTGGAAAAAACTTAACATGTTATAACTGTTTGTAtcgtattaaattttaaaatagaatggAGGTGATTAAGTAAATGAGTAGAGTATATCCAGTTGTACTTTGAAATAAACGTAGGCACTTTCAACGAAATGCAGCGGGCAACCAAATTGGATCGCTGGGAatctgaattaaaatatagagATTGAAAATTGAAATGGAAAATCAGAAAGAGCCGGACTAGACGTGCTCTGACAATGCAATGGAAAATTTGATCGGCTGCTGAGATTGAAtttcagattaaaaaaaaaaatcagagaCTGAAACATCcagataaaaagaatttgagaaaagaaaactggATCAATTTTactcaaatattatattaaattttgaaatagaCGAAAGATGATAactaaatactaataaaaatttgattaaataagaATACATCTTCTTAAATTTAGGTCTAATTATTATCAACACGACTAAAATTGTTTATTTAGTATATCACTCatcaactttttaatattttaatatctcgataatatgaaattacataacagaaatataaaattaagagtCAAAGCTTAACAATTGAGTCAAGTGAAATTTATTCACTCCATACTCATGTCTACAGAATCACACCTGTTTAAAATCCCCTATAAAAAACTTAGATGTGTAATGAGACAATTAAATAGAGGGATATATCTCTTATAAAGTCCATACATTTCAATTTCCGACTTAAACATGGCTATTAATATTGACATGAAATATCGTACATAAGATTAAAAGTACAACTagtttctaaaaaaaaaagaatcaaaagtaCAACTATGCAGTGGAAAGCAAAATTTTCGTGTCAGATATTGTGTTGGCatcaaaatttttgaaaacttttCGCAATGTTTTGAATAcattaaaaagattattattgttattattattatttcaaaaactTTACAGAGATTTTGGAAAATTTTTTCTAAACAAAATTTGTTCTGCacttcatttcttatatttacttGGATTTCCTACTTATCCTATATtcttagttattttctatttaaatttttactatcTATATCTGTTCATGTTatatagtatttatatttttaattatttttcatatctttaaactttatctatatattgttcaagtaattaattatctGTTCTCGTCCATGTCTTGTGTCAAtacttctaaaatattaatgatttatatatttttgatatataataataaatcaataaataaataaatgataacaattttattcatGTAACATTTTTTTAGAGTTTTGAGtcgtattttattttaaaaatcccTGCGTGATATTGTGTTTTCTATTTGTGTGTCCATGCAACTAGATGTATAATCCAGTTGAAATCTATTCAAAATGATTTCCTGTTGGATAACTTTTCAATATGCAAACAAACGTTAAGTTCATCACAGGATGTAATAATTACTTGAACCTATGACATGCAGGCTGCAGCCATATCAAGCTTTCTGATGATAATTACAAACATTAATAACATAAACTTCCATGCATCATCAAAGAATATATAGCACGTGCCCTCCGCTAATATATTTTCTGTAACTTCTTTCACAAAATTTCGTAGGGGCGCACATGAGACTGAAACTTGTGATTCTCTTCATCAGTATTGTTCATTGATATATAATTGGTACTCTGTCTTTCCATTTTGTgtcttcttttcccttttccttttttcggTCGGTTCCtcatttaaagataaaatgcGGGAAACTAccatttggttttattttatagcaattcttttatataatttcctttaaataataaagtgtGTGgtgataatttcttttatttgtaattaaaatttttgattcATAAGAATTCAGTTGTTTTTATTCCAATCAATAACTATTATCTTgtgttttcaaatataataatatgtgCTTAATTCTAAATAGTTTCTAATGTGATTATTTACTAGTTAAATCCCGTTAAAAAAACTGTTGTCTCAAGGAGATCAATCTAACAGTCAAATAATAATGTTAAGAGCTGTTCAGTTCATgacttatatttttagatatgaaaaaagtaataataacgcttgatagaaataaatatctgaaaattttgaaagcaGAATACCTATTCTTTTTGTAACAAATTGATaccacataatttttttatctgaaaaaaaaaaacacatataaaaattattataaaataaaaccaaagaATACTCTATTATACTTTTCccaatttttaatatacttCAAACTGAAATCGCAGTATGCACATAAAATGCATGCGCACATGATCAATAGGTAAGATTATATCTGGAGCactagattttttttttttaattatttttccctttaaGGAACTCAATCTACTATTAGAAATCCAACTGATCTCTCTTGATCTCATGTCCCACACACGCACCATTACCCTCGTACTTAAATAATGCTAAAAATTCAAAGTGTATGTTGTACTCATGCAGCATCCATTAGCTTCCTCATAAAACTGTCAGTTTTCCTGTATAAATACATATCACTATTCTAGAACTCAATATTCCATCTGAGAAACACAAAAAGGTTACGCCTAATGGCAACAATCAACAAAATCACCATATTTCTCTTTCTCCTCCTAATCAATCCATTACTTAACTCGAATCAATCTTTGGCAAAACgaagaaaccctaattatatactaattctTGGCCTTACCCATTCTAGGGcttctcttcctcttccaaATGCTTCCACCAGTTCACGAAAAAGACAGACTGATGAATTAGATATGGTGGAGCAATTGCGAGAAGTAAGAGATGGGTATTTGATATCTCTAAACATAGGTACCCCTCCACAAGTCATTCAGGTGTATATGGATACTGGTAGTGACCTTACGTGGGTTCCATGTGGGAACCTATCATTTGACTGCATGGATTGTGATGATTATAGGAATAGCAAGTTGATGTCTGCCTTTTCTCCTTCTCACTCTTCTTCATCTTACAGAGACTCTTGTGCAAGTCCTTATTGCACTGACATTCACAGTTCTGATAACTCTTTTGATCCATGCACTGTGGCCGGTTGCTCATTGAGTACCCTTATTAAAGCTACTTGTGCAAGGCCATGTCCTTCTTTTGCTTATACTTATGGGGCAGGAGGGGTTGTTACTGGGACACTAACTAGGGATACCCTTAGGGTCCATGAAGGCCCTGCTCGTGTCACTAAAGATATTCCTAAGTTCTGCTTTGGGTGTGTAGGATCTACTTATCATGAGCCTATTGGGATTGCAGGTTTTGGCAGAGGTACACTTTCTTTCCCTTCCCAATTAGGACTTCTTAAGAAGGGCTTCTCTCACTGTTTCTTGGCTTTCAAATATGCAAACAACCCTAATATCTCAAGCCCATTGGTTATAGGAGATACGGCCCTGTCTTCTAAAGATAATATGCAATTTACTCCTATGTTGAAGAGTCCCATGTACCCTAATTACTATTACATTGGTCTTGAAGCTATTACTGTAGGCAATGTTAGTGCAACTACAGTTCCCTTAAACTTAAGGGAGTTTGATTCACAAGGTAATGGAGGCATGTTGATTGATTCAGGAACCACTTATACGCATCTGCCCGAACCATTCTATTCGCAGCTTCTCTCCATTTTTAAGGCAATCATAACTTATCCTAGAGCCACTGAAGTTGAAATGAGAGCTGGATTTGATCTTTGTTACAAGGTTCCATGTCCAAACAATAGATTAACAGATGACGATAATCTCTTTCCTTCAATAACTTTTCATTTCTTGAACAATGTGAGCTTTGTTTTGCCCCAAGGAAATCACTTCTATGCTATGAGTGCTCCAAGCAACTCTACTGTGGTGAAATGTCTGCTGTTCCAAAGCATGGCTGATAGTGATTACGGACCAGCTGGGGTGTTCGGAAGCTTCCAACAACAAAACGTCCAGATTGTTTATGATTTGGAGAAAGAGAGAATAGGGTTTCAGCCGATGGACTGTGCTTCAGCGGCAGTTTCTCAAGGACTTCATAGGGAGTAATTCTGGCATCTGTtgattgtttctttttaattacttttggTTTTGTTTCTGTCAAAGAGGATGTGAGTGTCAGCAAAGCTGCAACTAGTGAAAATTATATTCAGATGTTGTCTAATTGTATCACAGTTAGCTGATTCTTTATAAGAGTGCTTGACCAATTTTTAGACTAGATTATCACGTTCTGAAATGATGAGCAGGTTAGATCCCTATTTCCTATTTCTTAGTATAAGATAAGAATTAAAACTTTAGGTGGAGTAACTATGATAGCTATTAATATTCTCTGACTTTTAGCATGTGTATGGTGAGGTTAGCATGTGAGAATTGATTCCTGTCCATGCAATCAAGCATGTTAAATAAAGTAGgcaaaatcaattattaaacCCTTAGTTTTTGCTTTTTATCTATTGAGCTCCTAAAGGTTTTATGACTACCTATCTAATTTAtccattttatggggttttttttctttaatgaaataatcttaaatccttaataaaaatagaaaattagaagccgaataaaataaaattttaaaaaaattaagaatgttaatgatatattctatcaataaagaatttacATATGCATATTTATGCGAGAATGGTATATACACACTGTATATTATTACTTAAGTTGTATGAAAATAGAAACGAAAAATATGACGTgaaaacaaaaacagaaaatacaACACAACACGATATGTTAAGGAAATGTGAAATATCTTAAGAAATCAGAAAACGAAATTTAAcggaaatatttatatttaatattctttaaaaatattaatattagtaatttaatgttattaaaaaatctaacaaaacaaatacttataaatcatactaatttttaaataaaaattaaacaagtCACTAATTATTTaagcaaaattaaaatataaaaaatagaaaatcatctataaatagaaaacaaaattaaaatcattctCAAAGTAAGAAATCTAATTACACATAAAAGTTTTATCACTAAATTGGAAGACAAATAAATAGGAGAAGATTGAAAATTCTTCTCAAAATAAGAaatccaattaaattaaaaaatcttttaaaaagtctaacaaaattttaaaaaataaataaaaatataaaaaatgattggaaatagttttaaaacttttgaaatatatttaaatatcttcaaaaaatttcaatgTTCGAAACATATCTGACAcagaaaaatagtatattttgaAGTTTCCTTACAACCTAGATCATTACTAATTGATATATAAGGCAATGTGAAAACACAATGCAACATACTGTTGAAAAAGACTAACACAATGCAATGCTAAAAAACATGAAAATATCCATTTACATAGCTTTTGTATAAGTGATTAGGTATGATAGCTCTTCTTGTTTCTCGGATTGGGCTTTCCTCGGGTGAGTACTGGTATTACTTCTTGAGTACTTGGACATTGCATGACCAAGGAAGCTCTCTTTCTGCCATGTCGGCTATTCTATATGCACCTGCTTTAAGTACTTTTATAATCTTATAATGGCCTTTCGAATTAGGCTGTAGCTTACCAATACCAGCTCCTCCTTTGCCAATATTGGCTTTTCTCATTACTAGTTCGCCTTTTGCGAATGACCTAAGTCAGACTTTTTAATCATGGTACTTGGCTATTTTATGCTTATAAGCTTCATTTCACATGTTGGCCTTTGCTCTTAGCTCTTCTAGCAAATCTAGATATAACCTCATATActccttatttttcttttcatcaaaGCATTGAATCTTCAAGGTCGGCATTCCCATTCCAACTAGTATTACAACTTTTGCTCCATTAGCCATTCTAAAAGGCGTCTCACCAATATGTTGTTCTAGGTATGGTTCTGTATGACTAAAGAACACTATGAAGCTCATCAACCCATCtaccttttctttcatctaaTCTCTTTTTTAACCCTTGGAGGATTTTCCGGTTTGTGACCTCTGTTAGTCCATTGGACTGAGGATGAGCAATAAAGGTAAACTTTAGGTTGATTTTCATGCAAGTATAGAATCCTTTAAACTCCTTATTATCAAACTACTTCCCATTGTCGATCATAACAGTATGAGAGATGTCGTATCTACACAACTGCCAGTGGGACTCCTACATGCTATCTATGACTGACCTTGAGCAGAGGAGGATCCTGCTGACTGGACTCGCCGACCAGGCATAGTACCTAGGAGAGAGGATCTATGGATGGGAGCGAGGCTCCAGTAGGCGCCAAGTTCCTTTATTACCTTCTTTTTCTATGTTCTAGATGGCGGACCTTGCCAGGAAAGAGCTATCAGAATGTTTGACGGGGTACAACGACCCGAGGATATCACCATCCGATCTCGATTGACAGATTACACTTCCTTCATCCTTCAACTGTCGGGGGTCGTGCCCTTAGGTGACGATAATGTACGGTGTTTGGCCAGTTGATATTTGCTAGGTTGTCCAATATCCCTAAAGTGCAAAGGGTAATTGAAACAACCAGTCCTTGAGATTCCACACCATTTTTGAAAGTATTCTCTTCAAGTTCTTGTTGGCTACCTCTACCACTTCATTCTCTTGAGGTCTATACAAAGAAGACTTATGATGCTCAATCTTGTATTCTGTTAGTAGGTCCGCTGTCTCACCTATAGATTATACCCTATTATCTGTCATGACATGATGTGGGACCCCGTATCTGAGATCAAGTTCATTTCTATAAATCTGACCATTTGCCTTGCCCCCATGGTGGTGAATAACTCAGCTTCGATCCATTTTGAGAAGTAGTCAATTGCTACAGCTATGAACCTATGACCATTTAAAGGAGGTTTTATTTCCCCAATGATGTCGATTCCACAAGCTGCAAAGGGCCAAGGCGATATTAAGCTGTGCAACTCAATCTAAGGTACGTGACTCAAGTCATTGTATAACTAGCGTTCATGAAATTTTCTCACCAGTGCTATGCAATCTTTCTCCATTGTTAACAAGTAGTAACCTTGTCGCATGATCTTTCTAATTAACACCATGCCATCCATATGTGGCCCACATACTCTTTTATGCGTTTCTTCCTTCAATCTTGAGCTTTCGACACCATTCTTTTATACAAGACTCCATCACGGTTAATGTAATTCCTCGCTTGAATCTGTAATAGGTATTTGTCCTAGGCAGTCACTTCTTCTAGATATTCCCTATTTTCTATGAACCTCTTCAGATTGTAGAACCATGTCTTCTCTTCTGGTCTCACATGAATTTTCATTATTCGATCTCCTTCATAACAAGGGGCACCTGATTTCATAATTACCAAAGGCTTCATTAAAAGCTGCAAGGCATTTACCCATATAGATAATAGGGTAGCCAAAGCATCCGCCATCTGATTCTTGTCTAGAGGCAAGTGTACAAAGAAACACTTAGAGAAATCATATACTAAAGTCATAAGATAGTTGACGTACGACTttaaccttttttcttttacttctcATTCCTTGAGGGCTTGTTGGATTACCAGTATTGAGTCTCCATAGACCATCAAATGCTTAGCTCCTACTACTATAGCACTTgtaatccaaataaacatgctttGTACTTTATCATGTTATTAGTCACTTTAAAGTCCAATCTCTTAGACATTGGCAATATTTCTCCTTCTAGCATGATCAAAACTACTTCTAAGCCTGCATCTCTTGCGTTTACAACTCCATCAAAGTACATCTTCCACTCCTCGATCTTATTGCCTCTAATTTTCATCAGTAAACTTTAGATCCTAAGGGTTGTCTTCGTCCATCACATTATAAGCTAGAAAATCAACTATGGTCCTACCCTTGACCACCTTCATAGTGATGTACTCAATGTCAAACTCTGTTAAGAGTACTAACCGTCTAGCCAACTTCCCTGTAAGAGATGGAGCTTCAAATAGGTACTCCAAAAggtctatttttgaaattgttgcACTTTATAAGATTGAAAGTAGTGCCTCAACTTCCTTGTAGCCCATATCATAGCTAGGCACATCTTTTTCATGAGGTTATATTTTGACTCATAAGGTAGCAACTTCTTACTAGGGTAATAAACCGCATGCTCTAGGTCATTAGGTCCATACAGTATTACCATTACCCCTATGGCTTTCTCTTCCAAGGCTAAGTATAGGATTAACAGCTTGCCATCTTTCGGCGGCTTCATCAGATACTCTTTGATTTTGCCGAAGGCCTTCCAACATTGTTATCCTACACAACGGGTTGATGCTTCCTAAAAAGCTTGAAGATAGGATCACAAACCATTGTGAGTTTGGAAATGAATCTGTTGATATATTGTAGGTGTCCTAGAAAACCTCTGGCTTCTTTTTCCATCTTCAGCGCTGGCATCTCTTGAATAGCCTTAACCTTGTGTAGATCGATCATTATGCCCCGCTGACTTACTATGTTCCCTGACAACTTCCCTGATATAACTCTGAATACactcttcttctcttcttcggGTTGAGTCTCAGGTTATACCTTTCCTCTCGTCCtaaaaacttatcaagagcctAGAAGTGCCCTTCCTTTTTTTTAGACTTTACCATCATATCATCCACATACACCTCCATCTCCTTGTGCTTCATGTCGTGAAACAAGGTAATAGCTACTCTCTGATAGGTTGCCCATGTgttctttagtccaaaaggcataaccttgtaGCAGTACGTTCCTCACTCAGTGATAAATGATGTTTTCTACTTATCCATCACTACCATCATGATTTGATAATACCTAGAGAACCCATTCGTAAAAGAGTATATCATATTCGAGGCAACACTATTAACTATTACATCTATGTGAGCAAGTGGAAAGTCATCCTTAGGGCATGCCTTGTTGAAGTCCTGGTAATCCATGCACATTCAGaccttaccatccttcttcgAAATTGGGACAATGTTTGCCAACCATTCAAGGTAGTCAACCATGTCGAGAAAATTGGTGTTGACTTGCTTAGCGACCTcttctcatattttctttgcCTATTCCGGCCTTAGTCTTctcatcttttatttgatcGGCTTGATGTGCGGATGACTTGGGATATGGTGCTCTGCTATTTTCCTATGGCATGTCATCATAGGACCAAGCAAATACCGCTTTTCTTGTTTCTATTATTCTCTCgaattctctcctctctttaGGAGTTATATCATTAGCTATTAGAATATTTCGTGGATTTGCATctgtgcctaaattaaatgaatcaatttgtatggaattaatgtcaaatatGGACAtatcatgattatcaaaatgcacatTACCATTAGGAAAAACATCACACAAGTAAGCAGAATTGTTCATATCATTAATCTTggaaaggaaagaaacatCGTCCTTATAAATATGGAATGTTATTATATCATCATAAAAAACATTAACAATATAATCTATAAGAGCAGCTAGTACCTATTGGCTTATTTTCTCTGAATAGGCGGTGAACTCTTCTAGTTTCAACTTTTCCATCTTGGTGGTGACATTTTCTTGGACTTTCTTGATACTCAGCCCGACCATCCCGTCAATAATCAAGTTCTAGAAAATATTGAACCTTAGTACCTCAGTCCCAGCTATATTAACAAGTTTGGGCTCCTCGGAGTAGGGCTTGTACTCCTGCACAAACACGTGTTTTAGAGTCTTACCCTTTGGTTTGCCCTCATCTTCCTCTTCAGAATAATCCaataatggggttaaggtaaggtatggagaaatatggaaagtaggctaaaagttgctggaaaattatgcaggtaatgcaagaaaataaccaaggATCAAATGCTGTACCAAAAataaacactaagttgctccaataataagatgatgctcgaaatgaactaaaagaaaattatacatatatatatttttcttatttgtttatttattttattattattaaattctttctttctgtttaCTACTCCTGCAACAACAGATAACGCAGGATGAAGTAATACAATGCTCAATCAAAAGTAGTAAAACGATATATGTaccatttggattgaagggagcatctacgaaaaatctagcaatttagtgaatatatgcaaattgatccaaaatgaaatgcagcataaacttacataatttccagcagcaatggtagaaagaatgataaaatgaatagaagtgatgaAATGAGTGTTAAAGGtaaattataatgaaagaaaaggctaaggctcaaaattggttcattaaaggaaaaacaaggTTAGGATTTTGGCCAAATtatgtaaatcctaagtgcccaaatcatttCATgactataaaaaattcatgtaatctcaaaagtcATCATAAAGCAActtctagaaacaaaaattctgtacaatgctcactaataaaaaacaaaaggagcATAAAACCTCACCATTTGAATggattaaaattgcatgaattctcaaagcAAAGTTTCAACAATCAATTAATCTAATAAGCATCAATATTAACAGTCTTCTATAtccaagataaagtaaaatgaaaaaaattaaggaaaaacaccagttttacctagcttgattgaaattaagagattcgttcattgccttctttcaacaagattcgataaaagctataaggatATCcgttcaaaagagaaaaatcatcAACAACTCGATTacaacaaaactcaagataaggacAGTAAGAATGAATGGATTCAATCAATAAgggaaaagaaagcaaaataaaaatagcgGAATACCATCCTTATAGAGGTTCGAGATAACAAAATTGGTACCTGTACAAAACTaaggtacctaccccacacttgagagAAACACTATCCTCAGTGTGAAATAAGGCAGGCACTCCAAAAAGGGAGATAAAATACACACAAAGAAGCAAATTATAGGAGTCCACAAAAAGctagaaaactaaaacaaaaacaagacaacagaaagagataaaaactagaaattgTCTACTGGATACTGCCCTTGATGTGTGCTTTAACACTCCAAGATATATTAGTCCTCAAAATTGTGTATAAGCATCGAGTAGGCTAACTCctacaaaactcaagaataaagatatcccaagcaacatctagtaaaaggttcaataaaataaaatcatctcaaaataaaacaactaaaaataaactgaaatatctaactagaaaaaataaatacataaatagaaGATGaccaaaaactcaaaaagcataaatagattcgggaatgcctcccgaaggcacttcttttttattcgaGTCGTCTAGCTGGACTCTGCAGTCGCGGGCAAATTGAGAAGATGggctcaatgtaagttggggctTGAAGCATATAAGCGCAAAGATGAGGTCCAATGTGTGCGATAGATGaccaaggaggtgctctcCGCACCGAGTTGGGATGCCCATTCATCCACTCCAAATCCTGGCTAAGTGACTTGTcataaacaaacttgcaactacccttctcaAGTGTATCATAGCACAAAGTCtcaaattgatacaagttgttttcttcagATGGATAACACATATCAACAGGgaaagaaacatgtatagtATCATTCATTTGTACATCCTGTGGTTGCTTATCACATGCAGGACCAATTCCATCAATATtgcaaatggcatgaacatggtcggtggGAGAACTATTAATTgggggtaaactaaaagtaacacagtcatcccctacattaagttctaaccttccctcaaatacgtctattttagctctaacCGTGGCAAGGATAGGTCTCCCTAAAATCAACggtacaccatgctcattatctatatccataaccacaaagtccacatAAAATATGAACTTTTCTACCTTGACTAGAACATTCTCTACAATCCCCCTGGGAAGCTTAACAGAATGGTCAACTAATTGAATGTACATCGTAGTGGGTTTTGCCtcccccaaacctagcttattgaacaaactaaTGGGCATGACACTTATGCTAGCCCTAAAATctgctaatgcatcatcaacacacaaGTTATCCCAAGTGcaaggaatag
This window harbors:
- the LOC8270754 gene encoding probable aspartyl protease At4g16563, yielding MATINKITIFLFLLLINPLLNSNQSLAKRRNPNYILILGLTHSRASLPLPNASTSSRKRQTDELDMVEQLREVRDGYLISLNIGTPPQVIQVYMDTGSDLTWVPCGNLSFDCMDCDDYRNSKLMSAFSPSHSSSSYRDSCASPYCTDIHSSDNSFDPCTVAGCSLSTLIKATCARPCPSFAYTYGAGGVVTGTLTRDTLRVHEGPARVTKDIPKFCFGCVGSTYHEPIGIAGFGRGTLSFPSQLGLLKKGFSHCFLAFKYANNPNISSPLVIGDTALSSKDNMQFTPMLKSPMYPNYYYIGLEAITVGNVSATTVPLNLREFDSQGNGGMLIDSGTTYTHLPEPFYSQLLSIFKAIITYPRATEVEMRAGFDLCYKVPCPNNRLTDDDNLFPSITFHFLNNVSFVLPQGNHFYAMSAPSNSTVVKCLLFQSMADSDYGPAGVFGSFQQQNVQIVYDLEKERIGFQPMDCASAAVSQGLHRE